The following coding sequences are from one Dromaius novaehollandiae isolate bDroNov1 chromosome 22, bDroNov1.hap1, whole genome shotgun sequence window:
- the SRCIN1 gene encoding SRC kinase signaling inhibitor 1 isoform X7, protein MSEAELPIGFNRMNRFRQSLPLSRSTSQTKLRSPGVLFLQFGDETRRVHITHEISSMDTLHALIVHMFPQKLTMGMLKSPNTAILIKDESRNVFYELEDVRDIQDRSIIKIYRKEPLYASFPASHITNGDLRREMVYTSRESSPTRRLNNMSPASHLTSGSPPPVLQSSSPSRSRMSYSGGRPPSYAGSPVHHGERLSNLPPAQGVSPSPSAILERRDVKPDEDLAGKNMMLVKNEGLYADPYSMVHEGRLSITSTQSLAGMGDPFGYSGGLYKRGSVRSLSTYSAAALQTELEDSLYKPNAQIYSDTYGPGLGFRMPPSSPQKMADGRLVDVQPGQSPHSPYSGPPSRSSPVRQSFRKDSCSSVFMESPVNKPRNPSSSGPPELFPGPADRPLSGFSSPVPAKDTETRERMEAMEKQIASLTGLVQSALLRGSEAETPSEKTETTNGGTPTSASASRSSMGTPVPAPPPPSATSTPAGQPTAITRLHMQLHLHDLQQNASELRNQLQQLKKLQLQNQETVKTILRRTETEISVRVTDTMRKHEDPLQRQRSLVEEERLRYLNEEELITQQLNDLEKSVEKIQKDLAHNHRLVPVQELEEKAVVLKQLGETLTDLKAQFPSLQSKMRVVLRVEVEAVKFLKEEPNRLDGLLKRCKTVTDTLAQIRRQVEEGVWTSPNNLSQSPKKIAPETDFSKGLDLETPTSPPVSLHHLTAVTETLGMPSFGHSPPQTQTHPSKSNNPSRAPEMVPAKTQTGPETPSKKSADKAVSVEAAERDWEEKRAALTQYSAKDINRLLEETQAELMKAIPDLEFAAKHKQATGSSSAASTPEHKPSKPQHAQKSTGKVDPNGRRGSDELTVPRYRTEKPSKSPPPPPPRRSFPSSHGLTTTRSGEVIVTSKKEPGFMKKAESEELEIQKPQVKLRRTVSEVVRPASTPPIIASAIKDDDDEDRIIAELEVFQRSSASPFIPKLRYDPLTAATSPGHADLWPNGASVAAEGWKELEPLAAPGSRAFSLPQIVLTEWVSEPPSPEAELEVSVETGSSERGDQPGSRGAGGELAPGREQSEGNSADVLSPDRPASRSDGEGKRCASPGISEEPPATLECVSASATQPQSGPFWGCDRAARETSMFPSPSKHESSQSVGEEGGHTALNSPGKQEGSSKPSHQGPLAEQSPLPCGEATDAGAGEPALPSISADGERPSTVLGVPSDVVEPRGGTRQRVREAVPPPGVPDGVFKQTRREEHTSLPAPACPVPKPRSLLGSSPDQQGSRESRAEHPKEQLPALSRPAACAAAPGRSSLGLPAQGEGAERDSGVAGKTAEGHRSLGPRGRSKGELSPLHPMTPRSKEIYEGTYQRLDSLEETIRELEITINEINSHPSVEFIFPKELLGQEESKDASEGTEEGPGDPIHSSCDDGTAQDLGQAKGDAPQSPSPSKTKPPLLPKPQLPLNSPQSWQRLCVERWCLHPRHEDGEPGVQAEAEPAGQPRQKQTHKAENGVHEDPGTTAVTRGTSSSRALFVVDLFQLLDLRPKSMLLLNKLLVFFPFFLFFCLFFKKLFDFPPLFLLLLLLESCFSF, encoded by the exons ATGTCAGAAGCTGAGCTGCCCATTGGATTCAACAGGATGAACCGCTTCCGGCAGAGTTTGCCTCTGTCCCGGTCCACCAGCCAGACGAAGCTGCGGTCACCAG GGGTCCTTTTCCTGCAGTTCGGGGATGAGACAAGGCGTGTTCACATCACCCACGAGATCAGCAGCATGGACACCCTGCATGCCCTCATTGTCCACATGTTTCCCCAGAAGCTCACAATGGGGATGCTGAAATCTCCCAACACCGCCATCCTCATCAAGGACGAGTCGCGCAATGTCTTCTACGAGCTGGAGGATGTCCG AGATATCCAGGACAGAAGTATCATTAAAATCTACCGGAAAGAGCCTCTCTATGCCTCGTTCCCAGCCTCGCACATCACCAACGGTGACCTGAGG AGGGAGATGGTTTACACCTCCAGGGAGTCCTCTCCCACCCGCCGGCTGAACAACATGTCGCCAGCCTCTCACCTGACctccggctccccgccgcccgtgCTGCAGTCCTCCTCCCCGTCCCGCTCCCGCATGTCCTACAGCGGGGGCCGCCCGCCCTCCTACGCGGGCAGCCCCGTCCACCACGGCGAGCGCCTCTCCAACCTGCCGCCCGCGCAGGGCGTCTCGCCCAGCCCCAGCGCCATCCTGGAGCGCCGGGACGTGAAGCCGGACGAAGACCTGGCTGGGAAGAACATGATGCTGGTGAAGAACGAGGGGCTCTACGCCGATCCCTACAGCATGGTGCACGAGGGCCGCCTCAGCATCACCTCCACCCAGTCCCTGGCTGGCATGGGAGATCCTTTCGGCTACTCCGGAGGGCTGTACAAGAGGGGCTCCGTTCGCTCCCTCAGCACCTACTCCGCGGCTGCCTTGCAGACGGAGCTGGAGGACAGCCTGTACAAGCCCAACGCGCAGATCTACAGCGACACGTACGGGCCTGGCCTGGGTTTCCGCATGCCGCCCTCCTCCCCGCAGAAGATGGCCGATGGGCGGCTGGTGGATGTGCAGCCGGGGCAGAGCCCTCACAGCCCCTACTCGGGGCCCCCCAGCCGGTCCTCGCCCGTCCGCCAGTCCTTCCGCAAGGACTCCTGCTCCTCTGTCTTCATGGAGAGCCCCGTCAACAAACCacgcaaccccagttcctccggGCCTCCGGAGCTGTTCCCTGGCCCTGCCGACCGCCCGCTGTCAGGGTTCAGCTCTCCTGTGCCGGCCAAGGATACGGAAACGAG GGAGCGGATGGAAGCCATGGAGAAGCAGATTGCCAGCCTGACGGGGCTGGTGCAGAGCGCCCTGCTCCGTGGCTCCGAGGCCGAGACCCCCAG TGAGAAGACGGAAACCACCAACGGCGGGACCCCCACATCAGCAT cagccagccGGAGCAGCATGGGGACACCGgtgcccgcgcccccgccgccctccgccacAAGCACGCCGGCGGGGCAGCCCACTGCCATCACCCGCTTGCACATGCAGCTGCACCTCCACGACCTGCAGCAGAACGCCAGCGAGCTCCGCaaccagctgcagcagctcaAGAAGCTGCAG ctgcagaaccaggAGACGGTGAAGACAATACTGCGGCGGACGGAGACGGAGATCAGCGTGCGCGTGACGGACACCATGCGCAAGCACGAGGACCCTCTGCAGCGCCAGCGTAGCCTGGTGGAAGAGGAGCGGCTCCGGTACCTCAACGAGGAGGAGCTCATCACCCAGCAGCTGAA TGACCTGGAGAAGTCGGTGGAGAAGATTCAGAAGGATTTAGCCCACAACCACCGGCTCGTCCCtgtgcaggagctggaggagaaggccGTGGTGTTGAAACAACTGGGGGAGACCCTGACGGACCTCAAGG CCCAGTTCCCCAGCCTGCAGAGCAAGATGCGAGTGGTGCTGCGGGTGGAGGTGGAAGCAGTGAAGTTCCTCAAGGAGGAACCAAACCGCCTTGATGGTCTGCTCAAGCGCTGCAAGACGGTGACGGACACCCTCGCCCAGATCCGCAG GCAAGTGGAGGAGGGCGTGTGGACCTCCCCGAACAACCTCAGCCAGTCCCCCAAGAAGATCGCCCCTGAGACAGACTTCAGCAAAGGGCTGGATTTGGAGACGCCCACCAGTCCCCCGGTGAGCCTCCATCACCTGACTGCCGTCACTGAGACCCTGGGCATGCCCAGCTTCGGGCACAGCCCCCCCCAGACCCAGACTCACCCCTCCAAGAGCAATAACCCTTCCCGGGCTCCGGAGATGGTACCTGCCAAGACCCAGACAGGCCCAGAAACTCCCAGCAAGAAGAGCGCAGACAAAGCCGTATCCGTGGAG GCTGCCGAGCGGGACTGGGAGGAGAAGCGAGCAGCGCTGACCCAGTACAGTGCCAAGGACATCAACCGTCTCCTGGAGGAGACACAGGCCGAGCTCATGAAGGCCATACCCGACCTGGAGTTTGCTGCCAAGCACAAGCAGGCCAcgggcagcagcagtgctgcgtCCACGCCAGAGCACAAGCCCTCCAAGCCGCAGCATGCACAGAAATCCACGGGCAAGGTGGACCCCAACGGCCGCCGGGGCTCAG ATGAACTGACGGTGCCCCGGTACCGGACTGAGAAACCCTCCAAATCGCCACCACCTCCCCCTCCTCGCCGGAGCTTCCCCTCATCCCATGGGCTGACCACAACCCGCAGTGGCGAAGTCATTGTCACCAGCAAGAAGGAGCCTGGTTTCATGAAG aaggctgagTCGGAGGAGCTGGAGATACAGAAGCCCCAGGTGAAGCTGAGACGGACAGTGTCAGAGGTGGTCAGGCCTGCCTCCACCCCGCCCATCATCGCCTCTGCCATCAAAGACGACGATGACGAGGACCGCATCATTGCGGAGCTGGAG GTGTTTCAGAGAAGCTCTGCCTCCCCTTTCATTCCCAAGCTCCGTTACGATCCGCTCACGGCTGCCACCTCCCCTGGGCACGCAGACTTGTGGCCCAATGGAGCCTCCGTTGCAGCCGAAGGATGGAAG GAGCTGGagcccctggcagccccagggagcagggctTTCTCCCTCCCGCAGATTGTGCTCACCGAGTGGGTGTCTGAGCCACCGTCCCCTGAAGCCGAGCTTGAGGTGTCGGTAGAAACGGGCTCCTCTGAGCGCGGTGACCAGCCCggcagcagaggagcaggaggggagctCGCACCGGGCCGTGAGCAATCAGAAGGAAACTCTGCTGACGTGCTCTCACCAGACAGGCCCGCGAGCCGCTCTGATGGGGAAGGGAAACGCTGTGCGTCTCCTGGCATCTCAGAAGAGCCTCCGGCCACACTTGAGTGCGTTTCAGCCTCAGCCACGCAGCCCCAAAGCGGCCCATTTTGGGGCTGTGACCGTGCAGCAAGAGAGACTTCGATGTTCCCGTCTCCCTCAAAGCATGAAAGTAGCCAGTCTGttggggaagaaggagggcacACGGCTTTGAACTCTCCTGGAAAACAAGAAGGCAGCAGCAAGCCGTCACACCAAGGTCCTTTGGCCGAACAGTCTCCCCTTCCCTGCGGGGAAGCCACGGATGCTGGAGCTGGAGAGCCGGCACTCCCGTCCATCAGTGCAGATGGCGAAAGGCCCAGCACTGTCCTGGGGGTTCCCAGTGATGTTGTGGAGCCCCGAGGAGGAACCAGACAGCGTGTGCGGGAGGCAGTTCCTCCTCCTGGAGTCCCCGATGGAGTTTTCAAACAAACGCGGAGGGAGGAACACACCAGCTTGCCAGCACCAGCGTGCCCGGTGCCAAAACCCAGATCTCTCCTAGGCAGCAGTCCAGACCAGCAAGGGAGCAGAGAGTCCCGGGCTGAGCACCCCAAGGAGCAGCTCCCTGCTTTGTCACGGCCAGCGGCGTGTGCAGCAGCACCGGGCCGGAGCAGCCTAGGTCTGCCCGCTCAGGGAGAAGGAGCCGAGAGGGACTCCGGCGTAGCAGGGAAGACAGCGGAGGGACACCGATCCCTGGGTCCTCGGGGAAGGAGCAAAGGGGAGTTGTCTCCTCTCCACCCCATGACTCCACGCAGCAAAGAGATTTATGAAGGCACATACCAGAGACTGGATAGCCTAGAAGAGACTATCCGTGAGCTGGAAATAACCATTAATGAAATCAACAGCCATCCATCAGTTGAGTTCATATTCCCTAAGGAACTTCTAGGACAAGAGGAGTCTAAGGATGCCAGTGAAGGCACAGAGGAAGGTCCAGGGGATCCCATACACAGCAGCTGTGACGATGGCACTGCCCAGGATCTCGGTCAGGCCAAAGGTGATGCTCCTCAGAGTCCGTCTCCGAGCAAGACCAAACCACCTCTGCTACCGAAGCCGCAGCTCCCTCTCAACAGCCCTCAG
- the SRCIN1 gene encoding SRC kinase signaling inhibitor 1 isoform X6 → MISADDAEYPREYRTLGNGTRRFSNVGLVHTSERRHTVIAAQSLEALTGLQKSEMERKRDAFMDHLKTKYPQHALALRGQQERVRDQQPNYWSFKTRSSRHSQSSQPGLADQAKLSFASAESLETMSEAELPIGFNRMNRFRQSLPLSRSTSQTKLRSPGVLFLQFGDETRRVHITHEISSMDTLHALIVHMFPQKLTMGMLKSPNTAILIKDESRNVFYELEDVRDIQDRSIIKIYRKEPLYASFPASHITNGDLRREMVYTSRESSPTRRLNNMSPASHLTSGSPPPVLQSSSPSRSRMSYSGGRPPSYAGSPVHHGERLSNLPPAQGVSPSPSAILERRDVKPDEDLAGKNMMLVKNEGLYADPYSMVHEGRLSITSTQSLAGMGDPFGYSGGLYKRGSVRSLSTYSAAALQTELEDSLYKPNAQIYSDTYGPGLGFRMPPSSPQKMADGRLVDVQPGQSPHSPYSGPPSRSSPVRQSFRKDSCSSVFMESPVNKPRNPSSSGPPELFPGPADRPLSGFSSPVPAKDTETRERMEAMEKQIASLTGLVQSALLRGSEAETPSEKTETTNGGTPTSASASRSSMGTPVPAPPPPSATSTPAGQPTAITRLHMQLHLHDLQQNASELRNQLQQLKKLQLQNQETVKTILRRTETEISVRVTDTMRKHEDPLQRQRSLVEEERLRYLNEEELITQQLNDLEKSVEKIQKDLAHNHRLVPVQELEEKAVVLKQLGETLTDLKAQFPSLQSKMRVVLRVEVEAVKFLKEEPNRLDGLLKRCKTVTDTLAQIRRQVEEGVWTSPNNLSQSPKKIAPETDFSKGLDLETPTSPPVSLHHLTAVTETLGMPSFGHSPPQTQTHPSKSNNPSRAPEMVPAKTQTGPETPSKKSADKAVSVEAAERDWEEKRAALTQYSAKDINRLLEETQAELMKAIPDLEFAAKHKQATGSSSAASTPEHKPSKPQHAQKSTGKVDPNGRRGSDELTVPRYRTEKPSKSPPPPPPRRSFPSSHGLTTTRSGEVIVTSKKEPGFMKKAESEELEIQKPQVKLRRTVSEVVRPASTPPIIASAIKDDDDEDRIIAELEVFQRSSASPFIPKLRYDPLTAATSPGHADLWPNGASVAAEGWKELEPLAAPGSRAFSLPQIVLTEWVSEPPSPEAELEVSVETGSSERGDQPGSRGAGGELAPGREQSEGNSADVLSPDRPASRSDGEGKRCASPGISEEPPATLECVSASATQPQSGPFWGCDRAARETSMFPSPSKHESSQSVGEEGGHTALNSPGKQEGSSKPSHQGPLAEQSPLPCGEATDAGAGEPALPSISADGERPSTVLGVPSDVVEPRGGTRQRVREAVPPPGVPDGVFKQTRREEHTSLPAPACPVPKPRSLLGSSPDQQGSRESRAEHPKEQLPALSRPAACAAAPGRSSLGLPAQGEGAERDSGVAGKTAEGHRSLGPRGRSKGELSPLHPMTPRSKEIYEGTYQRLDSLEETIRELEITINEINSHPSVEFIFPKELLGQEESKDASEGTEEGPGDPIHSSCDDGTAQDLGQAKGDAPQSPSPSKTKPPLLPKPQLPLNSPQSGGVSIPAMKMVNPASRLKQSQQGSPDKSKHIKQRMEYMRIQGQQQ, encoded by the exons ACAAGGAGCTCCCGACACTCCCAGAGCTCCCAGCCCGGCTTGGCCGATCAAGCCAAACTTTCCTTCGCCTCGGCCGAATCCCTGGAAACCATGTCAGAAGCTGAGCTGCCCATTGGATTCAACAGGATGAACCGCTTCCGGCAGAGTTTGCCTCTGTCCCGGTCCACCAGCCAGACGAAGCTGCGGTCACCAG GGGTCCTTTTCCTGCAGTTCGGGGATGAGACAAGGCGTGTTCACATCACCCACGAGATCAGCAGCATGGACACCCTGCATGCCCTCATTGTCCACATGTTTCCCCAGAAGCTCACAATGGGGATGCTGAAATCTCCCAACACCGCCATCCTCATCAAGGACGAGTCGCGCAATGTCTTCTACGAGCTGGAGGATGTCCG AGATATCCAGGACAGAAGTATCATTAAAATCTACCGGAAAGAGCCTCTCTATGCCTCGTTCCCAGCCTCGCACATCACCAACGGTGACCTGAGG AGGGAGATGGTTTACACCTCCAGGGAGTCCTCTCCCACCCGCCGGCTGAACAACATGTCGCCAGCCTCTCACCTGACctccggctccccgccgcccgtgCTGCAGTCCTCCTCCCCGTCCCGCTCCCGCATGTCCTACAGCGGGGGCCGCCCGCCCTCCTACGCGGGCAGCCCCGTCCACCACGGCGAGCGCCTCTCCAACCTGCCGCCCGCGCAGGGCGTCTCGCCCAGCCCCAGCGCCATCCTGGAGCGCCGGGACGTGAAGCCGGACGAAGACCTGGCTGGGAAGAACATGATGCTGGTGAAGAACGAGGGGCTCTACGCCGATCCCTACAGCATGGTGCACGAGGGCCGCCTCAGCATCACCTCCACCCAGTCCCTGGCTGGCATGGGAGATCCTTTCGGCTACTCCGGAGGGCTGTACAAGAGGGGCTCCGTTCGCTCCCTCAGCACCTACTCCGCGGCTGCCTTGCAGACGGAGCTGGAGGACAGCCTGTACAAGCCCAACGCGCAGATCTACAGCGACACGTACGGGCCTGGCCTGGGTTTCCGCATGCCGCCCTCCTCCCCGCAGAAGATGGCCGATGGGCGGCTGGTGGATGTGCAGCCGGGGCAGAGCCCTCACAGCCCCTACTCGGGGCCCCCCAGCCGGTCCTCGCCCGTCCGCCAGTCCTTCCGCAAGGACTCCTGCTCCTCTGTCTTCATGGAGAGCCCCGTCAACAAACCacgcaaccccagttcctccggGCCTCCGGAGCTGTTCCCTGGCCCTGCCGACCGCCCGCTGTCAGGGTTCAGCTCTCCTGTGCCGGCCAAGGATACGGAAACGAG GGAGCGGATGGAAGCCATGGAGAAGCAGATTGCCAGCCTGACGGGGCTGGTGCAGAGCGCCCTGCTCCGTGGCTCCGAGGCCGAGACCCCCAG TGAGAAGACGGAAACCACCAACGGCGGGACCCCCACATCAGCAT cagccagccGGAGCAGCATGGGGACACCGgtgcccgcgcccccgccgccctccgccacAAGCACGCCGGCGGGGCAGCCCACTGCCATCACCCGCTTGCACATGCAGCTGCACCTCCACGACCTGCAGCAGAACGCCAGCGAGCTCCGCaaccagctgcagcagctcaAGAAGCTGCAG ctgcagaaccaggAGACGGTGAAGACAATACTGCGGCGGACGGAGACGGAGATCAGCGTGCGCGTGACGGACACCATGCGCAAGCACGAGGACCCTCTGCAGCGCCAGCGTAGCCTGGTGGAAGAGGAGCGGCTCCGGTACCTCAACGAGGAGGAGCTCATCACCCAGCAGCTGAA TGACCTGGAGAAGTCGGTGGAGAAGATTCAGAAGGATTTAGCCCACAACCACCGGCTCGTCCCtgtgcaggagctggaggagaaggccGTGGTGTTGAAACAACTGGGGGAGACCCTGACGGACCTCAAGG CCCAGTTCCCCAGCCTGCAGAGCAAGATGCGAGTGGTGCTGCGGGTGGAGGTGGAAGCAGTGAAGTTCCTCAAGGAGGAACCAAACCGCCTTGATGGTCTGCTCAAGCGCTGCAAGACGGTGACGGACACCCTCGCCCAGATCCGCAG GCAAGTGGAGGAGGGCGTGTGGACCTCCCCGAACAACCTCAGCCAGTCCCCCAAGAAGATCGCCCCTGAGACAGACTTCAGCAAAGGGCTGGATTTGGAGACGCCCACCAGTCCCCCGGTGAGCCTCCATCACCTGACTGCCGTCACTGAGACCCTGGGCATGCCCAGCTTCGGGCACAGCCCCCCCCAGACCCAGACTCACCCCTCCAAGAGCAATAACCCTTCCCGGGCTCCGGAGATGGTACCTGCCAAGACCCAGACAGGCCCAGAAACTCCCAGCAAGAAGAGCGCAGACAAAGCCGTATCCGTGGAG GCTGCCGAGCGGGACTGGGAGGAGAAGCGAGCAGCGCTGACCCAGTACAGTGCCAAGGACATCAACCGTCTCCTGGAGGAGACACAGGCCGAGCTCATGAAGGCCATACCCGACCTGGAGTTTGCTGCCAAGCACAAGCAGGCCAcgggcagcagcagtgctgcgtCCACGCCAGAGCACAAGCCCTCCAAGCCGCAGCATGCACAGAAATCCACGGGCAAGGTGGACCCCAACGGCCGCCGGGGCTCAG ATGAACTGACGGTGCCCCGGTACCGGACTGAGAAACCCTCCAAATCGCCACCACCTCCCCCTCCTCGCCGGAGCTTCCCCTCATCCCATGGGCTGACCACAACCCGCAGTGGCGAAGTCATTGTCACCAGCAAGAAGGAGCCTGGTTTCATGAAG aaggctgagTCGGAGGAGCTGGAGATACAGAAGCCCCAGGTGAAGCTGAGACGGACAGTGTCAGAGGTGGTCAGGCCTGCCTCCACCCCGCCCATCATCGCCTCTGCCATCAAAGACGACGATGACGAGGACCGCATCATTGCGGAGCTGGAG GTGTTTCAGAGAAGCTCTGCCTCCCCTTTCATTCCCAAGCTCCGTTACGATCCGCTCACGGCTGCCACCTCCCCTGGGCACGCAGACTTGTGGCCCAATGGAGCCTCCGTTGCAGCCGAAGGATGGAAG GAGCTGGagcccctggcagccccagggagcagggctTTCTCCCTCCCGCAGATTGTGCTCACCGAGTGGGTGTCTGAGCCACCGTCCCCTGAAGCCGAGCTTGAGGTGTCGGTAGAAACGGGCTCCTCTGAGCGCGGTGACCAGCCCggcagcagaggagcaggaggggagctCGCACCGGGCCGTGAGCAATCAGAAGGAAACTCTGCTGACGTGCTCTCACCAGACAGGCCCGCGAGCCGCTCTGATGGGGAAGGGAAACGCTGTGCGTCTCCTGGCATCTCAGAAGAGCCTCCGGCCACACTTGAGTGCGTTTCAGCCTCAGCCACGCAGCCCCAAAGCGGCCCATTTTGGGGCTGTGACCGTGCAGCAAGAGAGACTTCGATGTTCCCGTCTCCCTCAAAGCATGAAAGTAGCCAGTCTGttggggaagaaggagggcacACGGCTTTGAACTCTCCTGGAAAACAAGAAGGCAGCAGCAAGCCGTCACACCAAGGTCCTTTGGCCGAACAGTCTCCCCTTCCCTGCGGGGAAGCCACGGATGCTGGAGCTGGAGAGCCGGCACTCCCGTCCATCAGTGCAGATGGCGAAAGGCCCAGCACTGTCCTGGGGGTTCCCAGTGATGTTGTGGAGCCCCGAGGAGGAACCAGACAGCGTGTGCGGGAGGCAGTTCCTCCTCCTGGAGTCCCCGATGGAGTTTTCAAACAAACGCGGAGGGAGGAACACACCAGCTTGCCAGCACCAGCGTGCCCGGTGCCAAAACCCAGATCTCTCCTAGGCAGCAGTCCAGACCAGCAAGGGAGCAGAGAGTCCCGGGCTGAGCACCCCAAGGAGCAGCTCCCTGCTTTGTCACGGCCAGCGGCGTGTGCAGCAGCACCGGGCCGGAGCAGCCTAGGTCTGCCCGCTCAGGGAGAAGGAGCCGAGAGGGACTCCGGCGTAGCAGGGAAGACAGCGGAGGGACACCGATCCCTGGGTCCTCGGGGAAGGAGCAAAGGGGAGTTGTCTCCTCTCCACCCCATGACTCCACGCAGCAAAGAGATTTATGAAGGCACATACCAGAGACTGGATAGCCTAGAAGAGACTATCCGTGAGCTGGAAATAACCATTAATGAAATCAACAGCCATCCATCAGTTGAGTTCATATTCCCTAAGGAACTTCTAGGACAAGAGGAGTCTAAGGATGCCAGTGAAGGCACAGAGGAAGGTCCAGGGGATCCCATACACAGCAGCTGTGACGATGGCACTGCCCAGGATCTCGGTCAGGCCAAAGGTGATGCTCCTCAGAGTCCGTCTCCGAGCAAGACCAAACCACCTCTGCTACCGAAGCCGCAGCTCCCTCTCAACAGCCCTCAG